The following coding sequences lie in one Actinomycetota bacterium genomic window:
- a CDS encoding type II toxin-antitoxin system VapC family toxin, translating to MRFVDVKVLVYAHRPEVPHHDRYRIWLEEARRADEPLGLASVVLSGFIRVVTHPRVFREPTPLDVAFSFSDALRTGANVLAADPGPRHWAIFERLCRTGEARGNLVPDAYVAAIAMERGATLYSADRGFARFPELTWIHPLDAL from the coding sequence GTGCGCTTCGTTGATGTGAAGGTCCTCGTTTACGCCCACCGACCCGAGGTTCCGCATCACGATCGCTACCGGATCTGGTTGGAGGAGGCGCGTCGCGCAGACGAGCCTCTCGGACTCGCTTCGGTGGTGCTCTCGGGCTTCATCCGTGTCGTCACCCACCCTCGTGTCTTCCGGGAGCCGACGCCGCTCGATGTGGCGTTCAGCTTCAGCGATGCCCTGCGGACGGGCGCGAACGTCCTCGCCGCAGATCCCGGCCCACGCCACTGGGCGATCTTCGAGCGGTTATGCCGGACCGGAGAGGCACGGGGCAACCTCGTGCCCGACGCGTACGTCGCGGCGATCGCGATGGAGCGCGGCGCGACCCTCTACTCGGCCGACCGGGGCTTCGCCCGTTTCCCCGAGCTCACCTGGATACACCCGCTCGACGCCCTCTGA
- a CDS encoding CrcB family protein, which yields MASDPQLTEPSPEERCRLLRALDGPRATVRRHVPLAWRRRLAVLIGGCAGSGLRIVVATLPANPAGWPWATFVVNLTGALLLGYLLVRFEQAAPTTVLTIPLLCVGALGSYTTFSALSAETWQLATSGRTGVAAGYAAASMLGGLLAALVAMRLAERRP from the coding sequence GTGGCGAGCGACCCGCAGCTGACCGAACCCTCACCCGAGGAGCGCTGCCGGCTGCTGCGGGCGCTCGACGGGCCCCGTGCGACCGTCCGCCGCCACGTTCCCTTGGCGTGGCGTCGACGTCTCGCGGTGCTCATCGGCGGGTGTGCCGGCTCGGGCCTGCGGATCGTCGTCGCCACGCTGCCCGCCAACCCCGCGGGCTGGCCGTGGGCGACGTTCGTCGTCAACCTCACCGGTGCGCTGCTGCTCGGCTACCTGCTGGTCCGCTTCGAGCAGGCCGCCCCCACCACCGTGCTGACCATCCCGCTGCTGTGCGTCGGGGCGCTCGGCTCCTACACGACCTTCTCGGCGCTGTCGGCCGAGACCTGGCAGCTGGCGACCAGCGGACGGACGGGGGTCGCGGCCGGCTACGCCGCGGCGAGCATGCTCGGCGGGTTGCTGGCGGCGCTGGTCGCGATGCGACTCGCCGAGCGACGCCCGTGA
- a CDS encoding ribbon-helix-helix domain-containing protein — MRTTIRIDDALYRAVKERAARDGRTVGEVIEDALRRSFESSARRADEDLPPLPTYGGSGTLPGVDLGEGAALRDVMDRDEDLRALR, encoded by the coding sequence ATGCGGACCACCATCAGGATCGACGACGCCCTCTACCGAGCGGTGAAGGAACGCGCCGCACGGGATGGCCGCACGGTCGGCGAGGTGATCGAGGACGCGCTGCGTCGGTCGTTCGAGTCGTCAGCGCGGCGCGCGGACGAGGATCTGCCGCCACTGCCGACCTACGGAGGCAGCGGGACCCTGCCGGGTGTCGACCTCGGTGAGGGGGCGGCCCTACGTGATGTCATGGATCGCGACGAGGATCTGCGTGCGCTTCGTTGA